Proteins from a genomic interval of Paenibacillus sp. FSL R5-0623:
- a CDS encoding response regulator, which translates to MYKVMLVDDERVILEGISQVVDWAAAGTELVGTARNGIEALDKIGQSRPDIIITDISMPGLDGLGLIEKASEAYPGVRFIMLSGYKEFEYARRAMQYGVKHYLLKPCNENQIHDALIELLQEHQDAQVKEHVAGEMKQRLQRVLPHVKEQFLLEFMTNRTYGPVDLEYYQELFDLELEENAVRLLLFRIVDEHDYSHLFAIKNIASDLLPHVLLSTTIEGKLLILLADSADPAGLKESIEEVRAAFTRLYKLEVTAALSEADRMIQSRRLFREALQYLNHRFFIGEGKLITKNDLVLAGECDGVHVEQDAEQLCQLIKSGNTEETAVEVDRLFDLLSRQQLEIEVTRSYVVQLYSAMVHVCPPEEATEFTQRMAELPHIDTLSGLKSFVASSAARLTSGYYKNHISRQSSAVEKMMDIVDRHFGEADLSLNGVAHQMLYMNPDYLGKIFKKVTGENFSNYVNRLRIERACDHIRRGGDVKVFELAELFGFGGNSQYFSQVFKKWTGMTPTEFRRIGI; encoded by the coding sequence ATGTACAAAGTGATGCTCGTAGATGACGAACGTGTCATTCTGGAGGGGATTTCCCAAGTGGTCGATTGGGCCGCAGCAGGTACGGAATTGGTGGGTACGGCGAGGAACGGGATCGAAGCATTGGACAAAATTGGGCAGTCGAGACCCGATATTATTATTACGGATATTTCCATGCCAGGTCTGGATGGTCTCGGACTCATAGAGAAGGCATCCGAAGCATACCCGGGAGTACGTTTCATTATGTTATCCGGCTACAAGGAGTTCGAATATGCCCGCAGAGCGATGCAATATGGTGTGAAGCATTATTTGCTCAAACCCTGCAATGAGAATCAGATCCATGATGCGTTAATTGAATTGTTGCAGGAGCATCAGGATGCCCAGGTGAAGGAGCATGTTGCGGGTGAGATGAAACAGCGATTGCAGCGTGTCCTTCCACATGTGAAGGAGCAATTTCTGCTGGAGTTCATGACCAACCGAACCTATGGGCCGGTTGATCTGGAGTATTATCAGGAGCTGTTTGATCTGGAGCTTGAAGAGAACGCAGTTCGGTTACTGCTGTTCCGAATTGTAGATGAACATGATTACAGTCATTTATTTGCGATCAAAAACATTGCCAGTGACCTGCTCCCGCATGTCCTGTTAAGCACGACCATTGAAGGCAAACTCCTCATTCTGCTCGCGGATTCAGCTGATCCGGCCGGACTGAAAGAAAGTATTGAAGAGGTTCGTGCTGCATTCACCAGACTATATAAATTGGAAGTGACCGCTGCGCTGAGTGAAGCAGATCGAATGATTCAGTCCCGGCGGTTGTTTCGTGAGGCATTGCAGTATCTGAACCATCGCTTTTTTATCGGTGAAGGCAAGCTGATCACGAAGAATGATTTGGTACTGGCGGGAGAATGCGACGGCGTGCACGTAGAGCAGGATGCGGAGCAACTGTGTCAGTTGATCAAATCGGGCAATACCGAGGAAACAGCGGTAGAGGTGGATCGTCTGTTTGATCTATTATCACGTCAGCAGCTGGAAATTGAAGTGACTCGCTCTTACGTAGTGCAGCTGTACTCGGCGATGGTTCATGTCTGTCCACCTGAGGAGGCAACGGAATTCACCCAGCGTATGGCAGAACTGCCGCATATCGATACGTTATCTGGTTTGAAGTCTTTTGTTGCAAGCAGTGCAGCCCGATTAACTTCCGGTTATTACAAAAACCATATCAGTCGCCAGTCTTCTGCCGTGGAGAAGATGATGGATATCGTGGATCGTCATTTTGGAGAGGCAGATCTCTCGCTTAATGGAGTCGCCCATCAGATGTTGTATATGAATCCGGATTATCTGGGCAAGATTTTCAAAAAAGTCACAGGCGAGAACTTCTCCAACTACGTGAATCGTCTGCGTATTGAACGCGCATGTGACCATATTCGCAGAGGCGGGGATGTGAAAGTATTCGAGCTTGCTGAATTGTTCGGATTCGGCGGGAATTCACAATATTTCAGTCAGGTGTTCAAAAAGTGGACTGGTATGACACCTACGGAATTCCGCAGGATCGGCATATAA
- a CDS encoding sugar ABC transporter substrate-binding protein, producing the protein MVKKAIFLMMAALLVFTAACSSGGGTEGASGDDSVTLRIAWWGSDARHEYTQKVIDLYKSKNPNVKIDVEYASFDDYWKKLAPQAAANQLPDIVQMDISYISQYAQNGQLEDLAPYLGNQIKVDDVSENVISTGVINGKQYGVPAGVNVLGFQYDPALLQKAGAEAMPENMTWESYEALGKQAAEKGLYLDGGVAPDIFFHYFLRTKGHSLYNAEGTGLGYDDDQLFVEFFGLMRRMIEQGAAPTPDVANQTKGIIEESDLVKEKGIGVWQWSNQFVALQQVANRPLEIAPMPGPDMEKGLYMQPSMYWGVTSNSKVKEEAAKFIDFWVNDVEANKLIKGERGVPISGAIKEAIAPELSDATKQVFEFVAAMEPKASPMSSPPPVGSPEVISALADVAEELNFGKITPEQAAETFRKNAESVLANNK; encoded by the coding sequence ATGGTGAAAAAGGCAATATTCCTGATGATGGCTGCTTTGCTCGTGTTTACAGCGGCATGTAGCTCAGGTGGAGGAACTGAAGGAGCATCTGGAGATGACTCAGTTACCCTGCGGATCGCTTGGTGGGGCTCGGATGCACGGCATGAATATACACAGAAGGTCATCGACCTGTACAAATCGAAAAACCCGAATGTCAAAATCGACGTGGAATATGCTTCATTTGATGACTACTGGAAAAAGCTCGCACCACAAGCAGCTGCAAATCAGTTGCCTGACATCGTTCAGATGGATATTTCCTACATCAGCCAATATGCACAGAATGGTCAGCTTGAGGATCTAGCGCCTTATCTGGGCAATCAGATCAAAGTGGACGATGTGTCCGAGAACGTTATTAGCACAGGTGTAATTAACGGTAAACAATACGGCGTACCTGCCGGTGTTAATGTTCTGGGCTTCCAATATGACCCTGCTTTGCTTCAAAAAGCGGGAGCAGAAGCTATGCCTGAAAATATGACATGGGAATCATACGAAGCACTGGGTAAACAAGCCGCAGAGAAAGGCCTGTATTTGGATGGAGGGGTAGCTCCTGATATCTTCTTCCATTACTTCCTGCGTACCAAAGGACATTCGCTTTACAATGCAGAAGGAACTGGCCTTGGTTATGATGATGACCAATTGTTTGTGGAGTTCTTCGGACTTATGCGCCGCATGATCGAGCAGGGTGCAGCACCTACGCCGGATGTAGCCAACCAAACCAAAGGCATTATTGAGGAATCAGATCTCGTGAAGGAAAAGGGAATTGGCGTATGGCAATGGTCCAACCAGTTCGTAGCCTTGCAACAGGTGGCGAACCGTCCACTCGAAATCGCTCCAATGCCAGGACCGGATATGGAAAAAGGACTATATATGCAACCAAGTATGTATTGGGGTGTAACGTCCAACTCCAAAGTGAAGGAAGAAGCGGCTAAATTCATTGATTTCTGGGTGAATGACGTGGAAGCGAACAAACTGATCAAAGGTGAGCGCGGTGTGCCAATTTCAGGAGCAATCAAAGAAGCCATCGCACCTGAGCTGAGTGACGCAACAAAACAGGTCTTTGAATTCGTAGCAGCCATGGAGCCAAAGGCTTCACCAATGAGTTCTCCGCCACCGGTTGGTTCACCTGAAGTAATCTCTGCTCTGGCAGATGTGGCTGAAGAGTTGAACTTTGGCAAAATTACACCTGAACAGGCAGCAGAAACATTCCGCAAGAACGCCGAATCTGTACTTGCGAACAATAAATAA
- a CDS encoding sugar ABC transporter permease, translating to MRQYSSLRRNLTGYAFISPFIIGFLGFTLIPMFVSLYMSFTSYNLFTSPRWIGLDNYTKMFFDDPKYWNSVKVTFLYVFIGVPLRLIFALFVAMVLNTGSRMIGTYRTLYYLPSIIGGSVAVSIMWRNLFSNEGVINSALTAIGIGPISWFGDPNASLVMLISLSVWQFGSSMLIFLAGLKNIPTEMYEAAGVDGANPIRKFFSITLPLLSPIVLFNMIMQTIGAFMTFVPAYIISKGEGGPMDGTMLYSLYLFRQAFMFNNMGYASAMAWIMLIMIGILTVAVFLTSKYWVFYESEGGK from the coding sequence TTGAGGCAGTATTCGTCGTTACGTAGAAACTTAACTGGATATGCGTTCATAAGCCCGTTTATTATTGGATTCCTGGGCTTCACACTCATCCCCATGTTTGTGTCCTTATATATGTCGTTCACGAGTTATAACTTGTTCACTTCTCCACGGTGGATTGGGCTTGATAACTACACCAAAATGTTTTTTGATGACCCGAAATATTGGAACTCGGTCAAAGTGACGTTTCTGTATGTATTCATTGGGGTACCGTTAAGGTTGATCTTTGCCCTCTTCGTAGCGATGGTCCTAAACACTGGCTCTCGTATGATTGGAACGTACCGGACGCTGTATTACCTGCCATCCATAATCGGTGGTAGTGTGGCCGTATCCATTATGTGGCGTAACCTCTTCAGTAATGAGGGTGTTATCAACAGTGCTCTTACGGCAATCGGGATCGGGCCTATAAGCTGGTTTGGTGACCCGAATGCGTCCCTGGTTATGCTCATCTCACTGTCTGTGTGGCAGTTTGGTTCGTCCATGCTGATCTTCCTGGCTGGTCTCAAAAATATCCCTACTGAGATGTACGAGGCAGCAGGTGTGGATGGCGCGAATCCTATACGGAAATTTTTCAGCATCACCTTGCCACTGCTTAGCCCGATCGTCCTGTTCAATATGATTATGCAGACGATTGGAGCATTCATGACGTTTGTACCTGCCTATATTATCTCCAAAGGCGAAGGCGGTCCAATGGACGGTACGATGCTGTACTCCCTGTATCTGTTCCGTCAGGCGTTTATGTTTAACAACATGGGTTATGCTTCGGCAATGGCCTGGATCATGCTCATCATGATCGGTATACTCACGGTAGCTGTCTTCCTGACATCCAAGTACTGGGTGTTCTACGAATCTGAAGGAGGGAAGTAA
- a CDS encoding carbohydrate ABC transporter permease, producing the protein MVWRNVKWPVYHLFVAALALLMLYPVLWMLFSSFKESRTIFVTADTLFPAEWIWSNYVDGWKGTAGRPFMDYITNSLVIVVISTIGAVISSSLIAFGFARLNFKGRTFWFSLMMLTLMLPHDVVLVPQYIIFTKLGWLNTILPIVVPTFFGMPFFIFLMVQFIRTIPKELDEAATIDGCNKFRLYIQIIMPLIKSSLATAAIFSFYWRWEDLLGPVLYLNSPDKYTVSMALKMFLDSESASNWGAMFAMSIVSLVPVVAVFFIFQKQIVQGMSTSGLKG; encoded by the coding sequence ATGGTTTGGAGAAATGTAAAGTGGCCCGTTTATCACCTGTTCGTTGCAGCTCTTGCCCTCCTGATGCTCTATCCGGTCCTATGGATGCTATTCAGTTCATTCAAGGAAAGCCGTACGATCTTTGTCACAGCGGATACCCTGTTTCCTGCGGAGTGGATCTGGAGCAACTATGTGGATGGCTGGAAAGGCACAGCTGGAAGACCATTTATGGATTACATCACCAACTCACTTGTAATCGTAGTGATATCTACCATCGGTGCTGTGATATCGTCATCGCTGATCGCTTTCGGTTTTGCCAGACTTAACTTCAAGGGACGTACATTCTGGTTCTCCTTGATGATGTTAACACTGATGTTGCCACATGACGTGGTATTGGTTCCTCAGTACATTATCTTCACGAAGCTCGGCTGGCTGAATACAATTCTTCCAATCGTTGTCCCTACATTCTTCGGAATGCCGTTTTTCATCTTCCTGATGGTACAGTTCATTCGAACGATTCCGAAGGAGCTGGATGAGGCTGCAACCATCGATGGATGTAACAAATTCAGACTGTATATCCAGATTATTATGCCGCTCATCAAGTCTTCTCTGGCGACTGCAGCCATCTTCTCCTTCTACTGGAGATGGGAGGATCTGCTTGGCCCGGTATTGTACCTGAACTCGCCTGATAAATACACTGTGTCGATGGCGCTGAAAATGTTCCTCGATAGCGAATCTGCTTCCAACTGGGGCGCAATGTTTGCGATGTCCATCGTCAGTCTGGTTCCGGTTGTAGCTGTGTTCTTCATCTTCCAGAAACAAATTGTTCAAGGGATGAGCACCAGCGGATTGAAAGGATAA
- a CDS encoding rhamnogalacturonan acetylesterase has protein sequence MNKAQGSQAVAMEAAAEGQAVSVTSWKFNFGPDSGRADETGDYLKVTATTAYEERGGYGFEAGSLVYEKQRIRDDDVSDPTKQHHINPGQTTMSARLRSGFCIPLKASFIVDVPDGTYQVLLVAGDELAETVTRVKAGEGRLVLPTIRTLPGQCAEVRFSVVVRGGRLRLSFSGPAPRINALEITLANQTMTVFLAGDSTVTDQPESGYPYCGWGQLLPAQFKHDVAVDNHAQSGRSSRSFINEGRLSAILERMKPEDFLFIQFGHNDEKPDPERGTDPFTTYKEYLKKYIDAAREAKARPVLITPVHRRYFADDGTLTDTHGDYIIAVRELAEEEDVPLIDLAERSRLLFEQAGVEGTKDDFMWVLPGEYVNFPSGVEDNTHFQERGARRLAQQVAEAIRELQLQPLQMYLR, from the coding sequence TTGAATAAAGCTCAGGGTAGTCAGGCCGTTGCCATGGAGGCAGCGGCAGAGGGCCAGGCAGTGTCCGTGACCAGCTGGAAGTTTAACTTTGGACCAGACTCGGGAAGAGCAGATGAGACAGGGGATTATCTGAAAGTAACTGCAACAACCGCATATGAGGAACGCGGAGGATACGGATTCGAGGCAGGATCTCTGGTGTATGAGAAACAACGCATTCGTGATGACGATGTGTCGGATCCCACAAAACAACATCATATCAATCCGGGGCAGACAACCATGTCTGCCCGATTGCGTTCAGGCTTCTGTATTCCGCTCAAAGCATCGTTCATCGTGGATGTTCCCGACGGAACTTACCAAGTATTACTTGTTGCAGGGGATGAATTGGCTGAGACAGTGACCCGCGTGAAAGCTGGTGAAGGCAGGCTTGTACTGCCAACCATTCGCACACTTCCTGGACAATGCGCAGAGGTAAGATTCTCGGTTGTTGTTCGCGGCGGCAGACTTCGTCTGTCATTCTCCGGTCCTGCACCGAGAATCAATGCGTTAGAGATTACTCTTGCGAATCAGACCATGACCGTATTTCTTGCGGGGGATTCAACCGTAACAGATCAGCCGGAAAGCGGATATCCGTATTGCGGTTGGGGCCAGTTATTGCCAGCACAGTTCAAACATGATGTGGCAGTGGATAATCACGCCCAGTCAGGGCGCAGTTCTCGCAGCTTTATTAATGAAGGCAGATTAAGCGCCATTCTGGAGCGAATGAAGCCAGAGGATTTTTTATTTATTCAATTTGGACATAACGATGAGAAGCCGGACCCTGAACGTGGGACGGACCCATTCACAACATATAAGGAATATTTGAAAAAGTATATCGACGCTGCACGCGAAGCCAAGGCTCGTCCGGTGCTCATCACCCCGGTGCATCGTCGCTATTTTGCGGATGATGGCACATTGACCGATACGCACGGCGATTATATCATCGCCGTTCGTGAGCTGGCGGAAGAGGAAGATGTTCCGCTGATCGATCTGGCTGAGCGCAGCCGTCTTCTGTTCGAGCAAGCGGGTGTTGAAGGCACTAAGGATGACTTTATGTGGGTACTGCCAGGCGAGTATGTGAACTTCCCCTCAGGCGTGGAGGATAACACGCATTTTCAGGAACGCGGCGCCCGCCGCCTTGCCCAGCAGGTGGCAGAAGCCATCCGCGAGTTGCAATTGCAACCGTTGCAGATGTATCTGCGGTAG
- a CDS encoding sensory rhodopsin transducer, which yields MTPDQTELGTSARKNVSAATGHTYWVIPDGYIPPESRGTLESHESICVLNTSAADAELHITIYFEDREPLEGMVAEVPARRTKHIRTASLRSREQSIPPGVPYAITVSSNIPVIVQYSRLDTTQPELALMSVMAYPLG from the coding sequence ATGACACCTGACCAGACAGAATTAGGCACATCTGCCCGGAAGAATGTTTCAGCAGCTACAGGTCACACCTACTGGGTCATTCCGGATGGTTACATTCCCCCGGAGAGCCGGGGCACATTGGAGAGTCATGAGAGCATCTGTGTACTGAACACCAGTGCCGCGGATGCGGAGCTGCACATCACGATTTATTTTGAAGACAGAGAACCACTCGAAGGTATGGTCGCTGAAGTGCCAGCAAGAAGGACGAAGCATATTCGGACTGCATCGCTACGATCCAGGGAGCAGTCTATTCCGCCGGGCGTGCCTTATGCGATTACGGTTTCGAGCAACATCCCCGTTATCGTCCAGTACAGCCGTTTGGACACGACCCAGCCTGAATTGGCTTTGATGAGTGTCATGGCGTATCCATTAGGATAA
- a CDS encoding Ger(x)C family spore germination protein: MTRWASLSGLIVCCLILLTGCWDSKEVQSINFITAVGIDYKDDRYITYAQLIDFSSIAKQEAPTSREAKDIWIGRGEGTTLSMAINDLYETSQQQTLWTHVKAIVLSKNVLNGRLEDTFNTLLHSGQLRYTPWIYATEQDIPEVLSPSVLLNQSAQTIEIFEPMRLYKQHSGYEPIRLHQLLDGLREPASVVLLPSVSTRNETWFNGDKTPPLVKMDGFYVISKSKSQGRVGGAEADGTRYVNYERVHQYPLYVYGNGGKTPDLTLLLHHPKTKIKARKQGDGVTFDLVTSARGTITEDHGAPRSPDAMEQEAEKQIESQIRDTFEKNKSRMIDSYGLVEHLYRHNLPLWKQEVDNRADPLKRFKLGKVEVHVDILNASTYKYSE; this comes from the coding sequence TTGACAAGATGGGCATCCTTGAGCGGTCTAATTGTATGTTGCTTGATCCTGCTAACGGGGTGCTGGGACTCCAAAGAGGTACAGAGCATTAACTTTATTACGGCGGTAGGGATAGACTATAAGGATGATCGATATATTACTTACGCTCAACTGATTGATTTCTCAAGTATTGCTAAACAGGAAGCACCAACTTCTCGGGAGGCAAAGGATATCTGGATTGGGCGGGGAGAAGGCACAACACTCAGTATGGCTATTAATGATCTATATGAGACTTCACAACAGCAAACACTGTGGACCCATGTCAAAGCCATTGTTTTATCCAAAAATGTGCTGAACGGACGACTCGAAGATACTTTTAATACACTGTTGCATTCCGGTCAGTTGAGATATACACCATGGATCTACGCTACAGAGCAGGACATTCCTGAAGTGCTCTCTCCTTCGGTCTTGCTGAATCAATCCGCCCAGACGATCGAGATATTTGAGCCTATGAGGTTATACAAACAGCATTCCGGTTACGAACCTATCCGGCTCCATCAGCTTCTCGATGGATTACGGGAACCGGCTTCCGTCGTTCTTTTACCTTCGGTTTCAACAAGGAATGAGACCTGGTTCAACGGCGATAAGACGCCACCCCTTGTTAAAATGGATGGATTTTATGTCATTTCCAAAAGCAAAAGTCAGGGGAGAGTTGGGGGAGCAGAAGCAGATGGTACACGATACGTAAATTATGAGCGAGTACATCAGTACCCACTATACGTATATGGGAATGGTGGGAAAACTCCTGATTTAACCTTGTTGCTTCATCATCCCAAGACAAAAATCAAGGCGAGGAAACAAGGAGATGGCGTCACATTTGATCTGGTTACCTCGGCCAGAGGCACCATCACTGAAGATCATGGGGCTCCTCGGTCTCCAGATGCCATGGAACAAGAAGCCGAGAAACAAATCGAATCCCAAATCCGAGATACGTTCGAAAAAAACAAGTCGCGCATGATTGATTCCTATGGTCTTGTGGAACACTTATATCGCCACAACCTTCCCTTATGGAAACAGGAAGTCGATAACCGGGCGGATCCACTCAAACGTTTTAAACTCGGTAAAGTGGAGGTCCACGTGGATATCCTGAATGCGAGCACGTATAAATACAGCGAATAA
- a CDS encoding spore germination protein produces MEHQKIDTTSHETLLASLQDQFDPCADVVLQTFPAKGENGLQVIALYCEGLVDAKQINQFIIPRLEQHSMHLEETHPKEMKLAMNPVEDLNDTDNLNLLIFSGQLLLIFGNGDHACSLDIASIPGRSPEESALESSVKGPRDGFTEELSVNIALIRKRMKTSSMCYEKYVKGGRTQTAIGLLYIKDVINPDILKEARSNLDQIEIDGIIGSSVMERAVMGGVRSIFPLTDNTERPDFVVDSLLNGRFAVLIEGSPVAIIAPTTLFNQLKSPEDESTPFFIVTLERILRISGLLIACFFPAFYIGLTSFNVEQIPLPLLATITGTRMGLPLPVTLEAFLMIFMFELFNEAGRRLPRALGQTVSVVGGLIIGDAAIRAGITSPTIIVTVAISVISSYILVNNVLSGATAHIRIAMLAISSILGLFGFMIGLFALLVHIVSLECYGVSYLAPVSPYIPEDFTQAVSMHSSMKRTKRPAALHTQDSTRRRKRP; encoded by the coding sequence ATGGAGCATCAGAAGATTGACACCACGTCCCATGAAACACTGCTGGCCTCATTACAAGATCAATTTGATCCGTGCGCCGATGTCGTTCTTCAAACTTTTCCAGCCAAAGGTGAAAACGGCCTGCAAGTGATTGCACTATATTGCGAAGGCTTAGTCGATGCAAAACAAATCAATCAGTTTATTATCCCTCGTCTTGAACAGCATTCCATGCATTTGGAAGAGACACATCCCAAAGAAATGAAACTAGCCATGAATCCGGTAGAAGATTTAAATGACACCGACAATCTGAATTTATTAATTTTTAGCGGACAACTGCTACTGATTTTCGGGAATGGAGACCACGCGTGCAGTCTGGATATCGCAAGCATTCCAGGTCGAAGCCCGGAAGAGTCTGCCTTGGAGTCATCAGTAAAAGGGCCACGCGACGGATTTACAGAAGAACTATCCGTAAATATTGCCCTTATCCGTAAACGAATGAAAACCTCTTCGATGTGTTATGAAAAGTATGTAAAAGGCGGACGTACACAGACGGCCATTGGCCTATTGTATATTAAAGATGTTATTAATCCTGATATCCTGAAAGAAGCCCGGAGTAACCTTGATCAGATTGAGATCGATGGCATTATCGGCAGCTCCGTTATGGAACGGGCTGTTATGGGTGGTGTTCGCAGTATATTTCCACTTACGGATAACACGGAACGGCCAGATTTTGTGGTTGATTCCTTGCTAAATGGACGTTTTGCTGTTTTGATTGAAGGTTCGCCGGTAGCTATCATCGCCCCAACCACCCTGTTTAATCAGTTGAAGTCCCCGGAGGATGAGAGCACACCATTCTTCATCGTTACCCTTGAGCGAATTTTGCGAATTTCCGGGCTATTGATCGCCTGTTTCTTTCCCGCTTTCTATATCGGCCTGACCAGCTTCAATGTGGAACAGATTCCTCTGCCTCTTCTCGCAACTATTACCGGAACACGTATGGGCTTACCCCTGCCGGTAACATTGGAGGCATTCCTGATGATCTTCATGTTCGAACTGTTTAATGAAGCCGGCCGCAGACTCCCACGCGCCTTGGGACAGACGGTCAGCGTAGTTGGTGGACTGATTATCGGTGATGCGGCCATCCGTGCAGGAATAACGTCTCCTACCATTATTGTAACGGTAGCGATCTCTGTTATCTCCAGCTATATACTGGTGAATAATGTTCTGAGTGGTGCGACAGCTCATATCCGCATCGCAATGCTTGCCATATCCTCCATACTTGGACTATTTGGTTTTATGATTGGATTATTTGCTCTACTGGTCCACATCGTATCACTGGAGTGTTATGGTGTATCCTATCTGGCCCCTGTGTCTCCCTACATTCCCGAAGACTTCACCCAAGCCGTATCCATGCATTCCTCGATGAAACGAACCAAGCGCCCAGCCGCACTTCATACCCAGGACTCCACCCGTCGGAGAAAACGTCCTTGA
- a CDS encoding endospore germination permease → MKRTQPSFLQAMMLIMLSVGLISHVLIIPALLAAAKRDSWISVLLSTGPFLVFALMLAYVSRFLQHQTLHEWLSSRLGNTIGLFFRVGNSLFFLSVIYFTLHDTTTWAKTNYLTETPVLVTSIALMSLCAYAAYKGIRSLAFTAGLILPLVVLLGFYVSIVNTQYKNYSRLLPVLEHGWHPVLNGMVYSLAGMFELLFIWYIQPHLTKRIRVWQYLMLALIIVGLTVGPLIGAIVEFDPFEAAKMRYPAFEEWRIASLGKYIAQTDFFSIYQWLAGSFTRISLAMYIVVEIWNIKNATRRLISCISLGVFFILVMLYPLDDMTFEKLLVEYIFPFNLVYLSGLAIIATTVAFIHSRHQRRKHHGASED, encoded by the coding sequence ATGAAACGAACACAGCCTTCATTTTTACAAGCTATGATGTTGATCATGTTATCCGTTGGCTTGATCAGCCATGTTCTGATTATTCCTGCCCTTTTGGCTGCGGCCAAAAGGGATTCTTGGATTTCCGTCCTATTATCAACCGGACCATTTCTCGTATTTGCGCTAATGCTCGCCTATGTCTCTCGCTTCCTCCAGCATCAAACCCTGCATGAATGGCTATCATCCCGTCTCGGCAACACCATTGGCCTGTTCTTTCGAGTTGGAAACAGTCTTTTTTTTCTGAGCGTAATTTATTTCACCCTACACGATACAACGACTTGGGCCAAAACAAACTACCTGACAGAGACACCTGTTTTGGTAACCAGTATTGCATTGATGTCCCTCTGTGCTTACGCTGCGTATAAAGGTATTCGCTCACTTGCTTTTACAGCAGGATTGATCCTGCCACTGGTGGTGTTATTAGGGTTCTATGTCTCTATCGTGAATACTCAATACAAGAATTACAGCCGTCTGCTTCCCGTTCTTGAACACGGATGGCATCCTGTACTTAATGGCATGGTATACAGTCTTGCAGGCATGTTTGAACTGCTGTTCATCTGGTACATCCAACCCCACCTCACCAAACGTATACGTGTATGGCAGTACCTCATGCTGGCACTCATTATTGTGGGGCTGACTGTCGGCCCACTCATTGGGGCCATTGTGGAATTTGATCCTTTTGAAGCTGCCAAAATGCGATATCCCGCCTTTGAAGAATGGAGAATTGCCTCGTTGGGCAAATATATCGCCCAAACCGACTTTTTCTCCATCTATCAATGGCTCGCCGGATCGTTTACCCGAATTAGTCTCGCCATGTATATTGTAGTAGAAATATGGAATATTAAGAACGCCACCAGAAGGCTCATCAGTTGTATCTCTTTAGGCGTTTTCTTTATTCTTGTCATGTTGTACCCTCTGGATGATATGACCTTCGAAAAACTTCTGGTCGAATACATATTCCCGTTCAATCTCGTGTATCTGAGCGGACTTGCGATTATAGCAACGACGGTTGCCTTTATCCATTCACGTCATCAGAGGAGGAAACATCATGGAGCATCAGAAGATTGA